CCAAAGCTGTAAGAGGAAAATAGTCAAACAAATCTGTAAAGGTCTTCCACACGTTCGCATTACCATATCTGTCAACAAGAACAAGACGGGTGTAAACATAACATTTTAACATGTAAACTAAGAAAGAAGGAAATAGCAACCCACAAGTTGTGTAACCTAGTAACCATTTACAAGGTACCAAAACCACAATAGATTGGTAAATTTCTTACTAGAAAGCTATCATTCAGGCTTAAATATCATTTGAGTTACATCTCCACAGTAAACGAAGTAACACAGCATTAGTTGGAAATTTGCTAGAATTCCAAAACAACATCCAAGGCAGCAAACCTAACATACATGCACATGACAAGAAGAGAATATCTTACATATCCTAAATGTCGTGCTTCTTCAAACAGACAGAAAGGGGAGCAATGGGTTGAATTGATAATATAAAAACTTCCAAGGACTGCAAACAGTTTTTAACAAGTGCATtatgtgggggggggggggttgggtggggggggggtgTGGAAGGGGAATAAAGGGTGTGGATGCCACTCATACAGAAAAAAGTTAACGAAAATAACCTGCACAACAACAAACAAGAAAGCCTACACATtcggtggaaaaaaaaaaaaaaaaaacaagcttaTAGCTGCTTAGGTACTCTCCCTGCATCTCAAATACAGAAAAGGGTGAAAAACAACTTTTAAGCCTATCAAAGGCTCCTACTCCTGAGAATTTTACTTTTATTGCTCCATAAGCATTTCAGTCAAATGGATCCATAAAATGTTATAAAGAGCAAACACTTTTGTACATGAATCCCCCCCTTCTTGACTAACCGTTTGCTCTAGCGTCTAGCCTCTAAACCGCATCCTCATTTAGTCCTGAGAGAGATACCTAGGCCCATCTCCTGACCTGTGTTGGAGCCGCCTTTGATAAATTTGTTCAAAGCTCATGGAGCTCAGAGAACACCATAGATGGTGGCTCTCTAATAGGTAGGCAAGGCCTACCGAAGAAGACACCCTTGAAGGTGAGTTCACCTATTCAGAGGTGAAGTGCCCGCTCGCTAATTGAGACATAAGACGCCTGGTCCTCATTGGAAGGTCGCTCATTGAGAGGTGGAGTACTCAGCCGCTCATTGGGAGGTGAGTCGCCCAGAGGCAATTCATAGGCAGCATAGAGTTGCTTATGGACGTGCCCTGTGGCGGAGGCCTACCGGATACCCACATATGCTTATATACTACAAAAGTCAACTGCACATGTCACAAGAATAAGAACAACACATTTGCCATTTCTAAACGGTTTATTAAAGGAAATTTGCTGACATAAGTCTGTTAATTGCACAACTCTAACTTTGTCCATACAATAGAAGTGATCCATTACAGGCATCAGACAGATTCCTTGATAGATCAATTCCAGGACGACACTGAGCTCTGTTAACAAAATAGGAAATGAGTATGGATTTCACATAACAAAACAATCAACTCCTCacgtggatttttttttgtatatctTTTGTTTCAATTCCCCCATTGACAGGGTTGCTATCCTCTGGCAGCTTTGCATATACAGAGAACTTAATTTCCCTCTTGAAGTAAATAAAATTAATCCAAAAGAAGCCATTGAGCTCTGTTAACAAAATAGGAAATGAGTACGGATTTCACATAACAAAACAATCAGCTCCTcaagtggatttttttttgtatatctTTCGTTTCAATTCCCCCATTGACAGTGTTGCTATCCTCTGGCAGCTTTGCATATGCAGAGAACTTCATTTCCCTCTTGAAGTAAATAAAATTAATCCAAAAGAAGCCATTGAGGGAATGCCACACgtttaaaaggaaaatgaggATGACAAAAAGGTCATATACACCTTAGTGCGTACCAAAACACTCAGATAAATCTAAAAACTGTTCCAGAGTGAGATCACACCCCCCTGACTCCCAACtatacaaaactaaagactacGTAGATCCCTCCACGACTTTTCCCTTCAAACTATATGGGTTATCTCCTTAACAATAAGATATCGAGTTCCAACCAATAATAGATTAATAGGGACCGTATTTAAGATATTCCCAAATTCATGACTTGCTAACTTCAAAATAGCCTCTGAAGGGAGGACAAGGgaagcccaaaaaaaataagtacaagaGACAAAGGAAGAAATTAGTTATGCATAGGTGGCTAAAACCATGCACAGAGATTCAAAGTTTAGTGGCATGCGCCTTAAATTTTCAAGCTGCAAACTGCATGACTCCATTGAAGTTGAAACTCCTATTGAATAGGGTTTGAGGAACTCACTTTCGTAAGCATTCGTCATAAAACCCATAAACTTGAGTGATCTGCAACCCAAACAGAAACCACTCAGCAAAACCATCAAGTGCCTAGCATGGAATTAACGAACCATAAATGAATTTTCAAgcaaaactttaaaaacaatcCTCTACCATTATGGAAGAAAGCGAGAAGATCATTTAATGTATACTGTCCTGAGGATACAAGACATAGTAGCTATCAGCAGCTCCTTTCACTCACACTAATTCTACTCATAGGAACATCGAGgttatataaacaagaaagagaaCCACAATAAACAGATACAGCAGCGTAGTATACCTGCCGGCTCTCATGATTTCCTCTTAGAATAGTAATTCGTTGGGGATAGCGCACTTTCAGGCCCACAAGAAGCTGAACACATGAACTGATCAAATATCAGAACAGTTACACCACATTAAACAGTAGGATGTGaattcaattgaaaaagttTCCTAGGTAACTCTCGCTCAGAAACACAGAGATCATTATTTGTTCTTATCTGTAACACAGCCTATTAATTTCCCAGGTCGGGCAGTAAGCCTATCACAATTGCTATCCTCGCGATatgtaggaaaagaaagaattatGCACTTACCGTTACGGTTTCAACTGAATAATAGCCACGATCAACATAATCCCCCATAAACAAATAGTTCGTATCTGGACACTaccaatcagaaaaaaaaaggtagaaatATATGAATTTTATGAACATTTCAACAACAGATGCAAAGCAGAAATATAATGACTTGAACAACTAGATGCATATATGCTTCTACAACCATATGAAGGGACAATAAGACAGCATTACCTAAGACCCTTACTACTCAAAACATACCAtataaagtaaagaaaagcTTGATCAAGTGTTTATGCAATTATACTAAACTTATTCATAAAACCTTGATCAGAAGCAAATGAAGTAAATGAGGATGTGAGATAGCCACATGTACAATTTatcatttctcaaattttctcCTCAAGAACAAAGAATGTGGCTGTCTCATATCCTCATAATGTTGGGCCTAACATGCATCCTCTTGAGTTACAATGGAGATGGAATTAGCGCCATTTTCAAAATTCCCAAGCTTAATTAAACCACTCAAAGATTAAGCATTATCAAAAGTATCTATGTTGAAACATGTATGGCAACAGAGTGCTTGTACAAGAATAATACCTTCCCTCCAATTCGAAGCTCAGCAAGATCATGGAATTGCCCATGAATATCACCACAGATTGTTACAGGGCTTTTGACGGGCTACATGgagaagggggggaaaaaaaaactacttagaATGGACATAAAGTGAGCCCGTATGTAAACTCACATGTTATAgaccattaaaatgcagatgcAGACACCAAAACAAACCCCCCCTAACCTGCCCCCCTCAAACCCCAAAAGTAAAACAGAGAAAATGGGAGATACAAAGAATAATTGAAACAAACCCCACTAACCTGCCTTAAACTCCTTTGAGAAGACCTAGAACCAAATTTAGTGGGATGTTCGTAAAGGGAAAGTTGAAGTCTTGAAGATTCTCTACTGAGTACGAGTTATAATCGCTATATAGTTAGTTAATCTTATACCAACTTAAAGCTCCATCAGTGCTACTAATTCCCCAATAAAATTTGCAAGCCCCACTTTGAATTTCACCTCCCATCCaacaaatatttgaattttatctaTCTAGCAGCTAATAAAAAGGTGTGCCCCATATCGTCAGTCTTAAAGCAAACAAGTAGAGAGTTGCACTTTTCTTCATAAATATGAGTAGCCTTCACAATTTAAACGGTGTTTTTGTGTCCTCCATTTAGGTTCCTTAACGGATGGCTTGGGGTGGGGAAGGAGAGTACTGTCAGTCAGCAAATTATCACTCTATAAACAATTGCGAGATGGAAAAGAATTGAATTGAGCAACTAGGAACACAACTAATGATCATAACATCTTTCATAGGGGAAATTATTCATAAACAAGTTTCAGCTACAGTGGTACCCTCATTACAGAAGTATTACAAATAGATAATCAGATAAATCCCCATCTATGGACGGCCTTAAAGAATGATCAATCCAGCTTACAAAGCTAATTCAGGAATTCAGACATTAATCAAGCCAAACAGTTTAACACTATAAATCTTTTCGTTTCTTTCCAAATATCCAGCtataaattaaaagagataTCAACAATTTCTTTGTGAGCTGAAAGTAGACAATTAAAAGAGACCAACATATACCTGAACATTGCTTTCTTCCATTAGAATCTCCTTAGCCTTCTCACACAGCGTCCTAACCTAAACCAGAGAAAAGACATCAACCAAGAACCCTTGCCTACACCTCCGAAACAAAAGTAATCCACTTAAAAGTGACTTCTACATAATCCTAATAACAACACTCCTCGAAAAAGGTAGCGAGGCAAGTAAAAGTCTGGGGTTAAGAGTCAATTTCTGAACGTTTGGTCAAGATGAGAACTTCAGGTATAAAAGCTCCTCATGAAATAAAATACAATTCATCCATAACACCCAAAAATACTCAAGTTGCAATAGCTAGCAGACAATCGAATATAACCACCTTGTAGCAGCCAAAATATCCCTGCTCTAAGTAGAAAAGGATAATTGCAAATTCGATCTTTTCACTATAGTTAACAGATTCTCATAGTTAAAAACAAACTTGTTCACTGGAACGCAAATGGAATGGGGTATAGACTATAGTTgtcagaatcgtacgattcacgattcgtatcgtacgattcgatacgattcggtgggtaatcgatacgaataggctgccgaatcggaaatagctgagaatcgtaagtgaatcggtgatttacgattcgtatcgtacgattcgatacgattcggtgggtaatcgatacgaataggctgccgaatcagaaatagctgagaatcgtaagtgaatcagTGAATCGttcgattcacttaaaattttcgaaattcatttttactcttgttttgcttcctttgttgtttgaaaagggttcaaatatttttttaaggtctagtattgttatatgtcatcttttgtctatgttatatggatagataataagaaaaagagatttattacgagagtgaatcgaaaatgaggaagataaatggaatataacaaccctatagaccttctaagggtttgttttgtacttataactctttcgtacaaaaagaaccataagtaggctttacgaatcatcatctcttggtagttgcaatagaagcaacttacctaatattccacgttattatcaaatcatcattagaagaaagtatttattgatttaggcctaagtctttcatttttagtatatattgttgttaacctaatcaataagcataggtttctatgcattatagaagtcatgaccgaatcagagcgattcacgattcgattcgattcacgattcgaaaaatgaccatttcgattctcgattcaattcacgatttgacaactataGGTATAGTCATTTTCCAACTCAAAACACAGAAGAATCTTTTCTTTACTAGTAACAGTTTTTAAAGACTGCTTTGAGGCTTCCAAATTTATGACCCTATAATAACGCTTTTACACAAACTTGCAAATTATCTACACTTGCCCCCGCAAATTCTTCACATCAAGTGAGGCTTTACTCGAATATTTACCCAAATCGGTGAAAAAATCGAGTTAAGGTCTGGAGAAGGTTTTGCTCCATCGGATTGATGACCCAATCATAAACACCTAAGCAAAATGACGCCCTTGTCACTAGAGGGGTTCCCCTTGGTCACAAAATCCTGGCAATTCGCGTTCTCAATCCTGGCTCTCACAAATTTCAATAGTTATGGAGTGTTTTTGGAAAGACGTGCAAGTGCATTATGCGACTTAGGGTTTCTCAACAGCGACAGCAACAAAATCCAATTTAAGAACCCAAAAATTAACCAACCACCGAATCACGCTATCCCCGTGATCTAAACCGCAAATCCAACAGCGGATCTGATCCAATCGCCACGTTAACCTTAGCAAAAACCACTGGACATCTTAACAATCCACTATCCGAAAAAACCTCGAGTAAACATCAAAAAGGTTCAGATCAGCGCCACAATCAAACTAATGCGCGAAACTTCTTCCACTCGAAACCTCACAAATCAATTCTGACCAACGAAATTAATACAGTAACGCGAGAGATCCAAGAATTCAAGTAAAAAGGTAGAAGGGATAAGCAAAGAGACCTCTTGCTCGGAGAGAGGCTTGCACTGCATGAGCTGAGAAATCTGCTCGTCGATGTTGCCGTGGGCCTGGCTTGAAGGGACTGGATCGAAGCTCATCTTGGCTCACAGATCGGATATCCCTTCGGAAACCCTAGATTATTGGAAATCTCACCCGTTCGAAatcttcgtcgtcgtcgtctggATGGAGGAAACcgaatttagagagagaaagcagggagagagtggagagagagagagagagagtgaggagagagtggtggtggtgaaccCGAAGAAGCCCttggttctttctttctttcgaCCACCAcaacttttgttttaaaaaagacaaacattcaaattgtagtagtagtactattttTCATTAGTATTTTGCTAACAATGTTTTTTCTTAAATGTTGCAAAAGGGGTTGAATTTGGTCTCGTATGCTAGCTATAATCAGAACCGTTCAAGTTGGAGATCTCGTCAAAAAATTTactacaaccaaaaaaatttgtcgagAAATTTACTAccaccaaaaaaatttgttggcTAGATACCTATCAATATCTGATCGGCACACATTCATATTAAAAAACACGCATAAATGATTCTTAGTGTGGTTAAATTTCTTGACGGGATCTGTAACATAAACGATTTTAATAATTGTTGTGGACTCGTAATCCAAAACCGGAGATGACTGGAGAGAACGTTTACAGAGAGAAGGAactggttcttatttttttaatcttaaatTGAACATTTCATAGTGAATTTCAAACCGGTTGGGGGTCCTGTTTTTTACACTTCGTTTCAAATTTGAATCACAATGAAGCAATCAAAAAAAATCGTACTCCTAGTATTTATGTACATCTCGTGAAAAAATTCACTCtcattttttctgaaaataatttataTCATTATCAAATCTTGTTCAATTCGtctaaaaattaaataacttAATAATATAATATGCTtgtgactcttttttttttttttttgagaaacggGAACTCCATCGCAATGCTGAAAGTCAGCTAAAACATAGTAATATAGAGTACATGGGATCACCCTAAATTGGTGAGGGAAAGGGtcacaaaaacccaaaaatacaagCAATAAGCACAAATACCCAACTTGCTGGCTAGGACCTAATAATCCCAACATGCTAGGACCCGAAAATACAAGCAACAAAAACCTTTGGAATCTATAAAATCACTAGCATCGGTAAATTGGATAAGAAATATACAAGCTTCTCAAGGATGCAAGGAATGAAATAGGGACATACCGGAAGATGTCATCGAATTCTATCATACTCAATTCTATCCTACTCAACTGCAAGACATACATCTTTTCCAGATAGAATTGCATTCACTTTGGGAGACAATTTTTCTCTATTGCTGGATTATCACAATAACGATGACAAATATGGAAAGATCTTTCTCATTTTCCAAACGCTGGAAATAACTGTTAAGAAACTAGCTAATGATGTCATTTTATACCACCatcagattttgtgcacagctAGGAATGTGTCAAAACGCTTGAGGGAAAAAACCCGTAGACAAAATTGAAAGTCCTTGCAACACTGGAAAAATACAACTACCGGTAAAAATAGAATAGGCAGATAACTTaccaaagaataaaaaaatcgaCAGCCCTTAAAAATTTTCACACGACATTGGCCTTAGGATTCTTCGAGGAGACTTGAGTTCCAGCTTTCTTCCCATGCAGCAACACAATCAGTAACAGAGAAAATTTTAACCCGTTCAAGACATAGCTGTCTTTCTGCTTGGTATTGCTTTGCAGCCCAACAAGAAGGCCATCTGTCTTGGGCTTCAAGAAATGCATCTTGTTCTGCTCGGTATTGCTTTGCAGCCAAGTTCTACTATGATAGTATGATGCAATGCATTCAGGAATAGGAGCTGTTCGTCTGTCGAAAAAGTGCTGTCAAACTTGCTTCAAAGTATCTCCAAACATTTTTCTTCCCATCCATCATATTGGTCGGTCACATAAATTAGGGAAACCATCAATCAGTCTTTTCTTCTCATTAGATACATCTGTGTTGCTTTTCTTTAGGAGCTGCTTCCTGATTGAGACAATCAATTATATATTGCAAATATGTGTGAGGCTTTTTTAAGTGCAATATCAGGCACATCAGCCTTGTGCCGTCCTGCTGTAACGGCATAACCATCCTACTTAAGAATCTCCTTCCAAGTATACTCGGCATAATGAGGGCAAATTGGAGTAATAAGCCGGGTTTGAACATCCATGAACTGCCACAGAAGATCACTGTTCATTCCCCCTGAGCCACAAGAAAGCCTGTACTCGTCCCTGGCAGAATGCAAGTCATAGAACCCCGTCTTAAGTGCCTCCCAAAACATGCAATCGTCGTACGTAGTTTTTCTCTGTCATCTTGACTGTGATGTTCATATCATTCGAAAACACACGATCAGCATAACTTGAAGGAGGCCCATTTCTTAAAGTTGACTCTGCAACAACGTCCTCGTGAATCCACAAAAGCTCTTTCGTGAGCTTCAGGATTGCTGACTTATCAGTCTCAAAAACGAAGTTGGCATCATCCAGGCCGTCACCTGCATCGTCAAGAGCAAATCTCGTGGCGTCAGCTGAGTACTGTCTTATAGCTTCGCAAAGCGTCATGAAATTCTCCGTAGATTTGGACATCTTCTCGGAATTCAGCATAATGTGCCCATTGCAACTAAAACCCTGAGGCCTAAGGTGCTTGGGCATAAGTGCAGCGTGGTTATaaagggctgcaaacgagccgagtcgagccgagttttgccttgctcgagctcggctcgccttAGTTTTCCtcaactcgagctcggctcgagctcgaatcaAGTTGAAATATGTGGGCTCGAACTCGGCTCGAACATATATTcaaaagctcgagctcggctcggctcggctcgaatggCTCGTTCGGTATATGTGTGG
The sequence above is a segment of the Rhododendron vialii isolate Sample 1 chromosome 13a, ASM3025357v1 genome. Coding sequences within it:
- the LOC131315328 gene encoding serine/threonine-protein phosphatase PP2A catalytic subunit, with product MSFDPVPSSQAHGNIDEQISQLMQCKPLSEQEVRTLCEKAKEILMEESNVQPVKSPVTICGDIHGQFHDLAELRIGGKCPDTNYLFMGDYVDRGYYSVETVTLLVGLKVRYPQRITILRGNHESRQITQVYGFYDECLRKYGNANVWKTFTDLFDYFPLTALVESEIFCLHGGLSPSIETLDNIRNFDRVQEVPHEGPMCDLLWSDPDDRCGWGISPRGAGYTFGQDISEQFNHSNNLKLIARAHQLVMEGFNWGHEQKVVTIFSAPNYCYRCGNMASILEVDDCKGHTFIQFEPAPRRGEPDVTRRTPDYFL